Below is a genomic region from Gammaproteobacteria bacterium.
CGTACACGGGTGTTATTATTGAGCTCACCAGTATCAATGTCAGCGATTGTGCTGGGTAAATATTTTGCTGTGATAGTTTTTTTCAGTGTTAGCTGGTTAATTATCGCCTTGATGGCTATATCGCTAAATCTCGGTACAGCACTGGATCTGGGGCATATCGCCACGGCATTGCTGGCAATAGGCTTGTTCACAATGGCGCTGGTTGCTATCGGCCTTTACATGTCGTCGCTGACCTCGCAATCGGCGATCGCGGCAATGGCAACGTTTGCTTTGGTGTTGTTGTTATGGATAGTCGATAGCGGCGTCAAACTAAATGGTAGTGATAGCGTACTCAGCCATCTTTCTATGAGCCACCATTATCAAACCTTACTCCGTGGTTTCCTAGCATTGGAAAGCGTAGCGTATTTTCTACTCGTGGCAGCTGTATTTCTCTTGCTCACTGTACGACAACTTCATCGTGAGCGAGTGTATGGTTAAGCAATCCATATTGCGCCGCGCCACTACTACATTGGTTTTTATCGCCATCATTTTGCTTGCCTGTGTGCTTTATTGGTTGGTGTTGAAATGGGACCAACAGTTTGACTGGACGCAAACACAAGGCAACAGCCTTTCCGCAAACAGTATTGGCGTGCTTGCAGAAATCAAAAATCCGCTGCAGGTGACTGCCTATGTCGATGAAGATAATATCGCTGTTCGCAAAGCCATTATTCACTTGATTGCGCGTTACCGTCGCTTTAAGCCGGATATTGAGTTGTTCTTTATTGATCCAGATGCAGAGCCACAGCAAGTGCGCGATCTTAATATCACAGTGAATGGTGAAATGGTGCTGACACTGGGCAGTGCCAGCGAGCATGTAAAAAGTTTACGTGAGACGGCATTCAGCAATGCTTTGCAACGACTATTGCGCCAAGGCGATCGCTGGCTCGCTTTTGCTGTCGGTCATGGCGAACGTAAATCTGACGGTAAGGCCAATCACGACCTGAGCCATTGGGTCAATGAGCTGAAACAGCAAGGCTTTAATATTGCCAATGTCAATCTCTCGCAAAGTGGTGGAGCACCCAATAACGCGGCAATGTTAATTATTGCCGGGTCGCAACTAGCTTGGTTGCCAGGTGAGGTCGATCACGTTATCAACCATGTCGAGGCGGGCGGCAATTTGCTATGGCTAACGGAACCGGGCAGTGATTATGGTCTTACCCGGTTGGCAGAGCATCTTACAGTGAGCATAGATGGTGCGACTGTCGTTGACCCCTTGGCGCGTTTAGTGGGAATCGATAATCCTACTTTCGCCATTATTGCACGTTATCCAGACCATGCCTTATGGCAACAATTTGATGCAACGACCTTATTTCCACAAGTGACCGCAGTGATGCTGCAGACAGATGCTAAGGATTGGCAAAGAGATGTTGTGTTAAGCAGCGGCGATCAAAGCTGGCTTGAACGCGGTGATATCACCGGTAATGTTAGATTGGATGATAATGATTTGGTGGGCCCGGTCTCTATAGCCGTCGCTTTACAGCGTCAATTCACCTTGAGTTCCGACCATAAAAAGGCGCAACGTATTGTTGTGATGGGTGATGGTGATTTTATCGCTAACCAATATATAGGTAACGCAGGTAATCTTGGTCTTGCTATGCGCTTAGTGAATTGGTTAAGTGTTAATGATGATTTAATTGCCATTCCATTAATTGAGCGCGGTGATCGAGAGCTGAAGCTCTCCTTGTTCGAGTCGCAACTGATTGCGATAGGATTTCTTATTGTTATTCCAACACTGTTGCTATTAGCGGGGCTATTGATCTGGTGGCGCCGAAGCCTTAAAGGCATCGGTGGCAAATACTAATATGGCGGTTTCTTGTAGTTTTTACCAAACAGTTTTATAGGGTGGATGCGCTAGCGTTTGCTCGTTCTGTGAGATTGCTAGCTTGAATGAGCGTAAAAGAGGCAATTTTTGTACTACCAACCTTTGTATATAGTATAAAATAGCATAAATTTGCGTCTGCATAGGCAGGACACAATAAAGCAATCACAGCATAAAAGACGATAAAAACTCAGGAAATAACATGAGCTTAATTAATATAAAAATAATTTCAATAACTTTAATATTGCAGCCTACTATAATGGCTGACTCTAAATCGAGGAGAGAAAAATGAATTTTATTAACTCAGTAAAAGGAAAAATATTCATTGGCTTTATTATTGCGCTGGCGATATTTTTCAGTGTCGATGGCGGCGTAAACATGACAGGCTATGGCGTAACAGCTTTCTTGCATGTGTTATCTGGCGTTGTTTGGATTGGTTTGTTGTATTACTTTAATTTTGTTCAAGTGCCAGCAATGGGTGAGGCTCTAGCTGA
It encodes:
- a CDS encoding ABC transporter permease subunit; its protein translation is IDSFIAGQDELALNAQAPGATLLVVIRMLGNVPILLMVVIPLITMRLLSDEKRLRTRVLLLSSPVSMSAIVLGKYFAVIVFFSVSWLIIALMAISLNLGTALDLGHIATALLAIGLFTMALVAIGLYMSSLTSQSAIAAMATFALVLLLWIVDSGVKLNGSDSVLSHLSMSHHYQTLLRGFLALESVAYFLLVAAVFLLLTVRQLHRERVYG
- a CDS encoding Gldg family protein, with the protein product MSECMVKQSILRRATTTLVFIAIILLACVLYWLVLKWDQQFDWTQTQGNSLSANSIGVLAEIKNPLQVTAYVDEDNIAVRKAIIHLIARYRRFKPDIELFFIDPDAEPQQVRDLNITVNGEMVLTLGSASEHVKSLRETAFSNALQRLLRQGDRWLAFAVGHGERKSDGKANHDLSHWVNELKQQGFNIANVNLSQSGGAPNNAAMLIIAGSQLAWLPGEVDHVINHVEAGGNLLWLTEPGSDYGLTRLAEHLTVSIDGATVVDPLARLVGIDNPTFAIIARYPDHALWQQFDATTLFPQVTAVMLQTDAKDWQRDVVLSSGDQSWLERGDITGNVRLDDNDLVGPVSIAVALQRQFTLSSDHKKAQRIVVMGDGDFIANQYIGNAGNLGLAMRLVNWLSVNDDLIAIPLIERGDRELKLSLFESQLIAIGFLIVIPTLLLLAGLLIWWRRSLKGIGGKY